One Nicotiana sylvestris chromosome 12, ASM39365v2, whole genome shotgun sequence genomic window carries:
- the LOC138883598 gene encoding uncharacterized protein — protein sequence MALVIRYANKSGEVIERFLGIVHVNDISALSLQKAINDLILVHSLSLSKLHGQDYDSAVIDLQLHELNKRFDVVTSDVLLGMACLNPVDSFANFDKDRIMKLTNYYPSEFDDNKLRDLSFQLDNFLVYARMCDNKFVNLKGIKDLAIVMAKTKLD from the exons ATGGCCCTAGTTATACGATATGCTAACAAAAGTGGGGAGGTGATAGAGCGCTTTTTGGGTATTGTCCACGTGAATGATATATCTGCACTATCATTACAGAAAGCAATTAatgatttgattttggttcacTCATTAAGTTTATCCAAGCTACATGGACAAGATTATGACAGTGCTG TTATTGATTTGCAACTTCATGAGCTAAATAAACGCTTTGATGTAGTGACTAGTGACGTACTCCTTGGTATGGCTTGCTTGAATCCGGTTGATTCATTTGCTAATTTTGACAAAGACAGAATAATGAAGTTGACCAACTATTATCCAAGTGAGTTTGATGACAACAAGCTTCGAGATCTCAGTTTTCAGCTTGATAATTTCTTAGTCTATGCTCGAATGTGTGATAACAAGTTTGTCAACTTGAAGGGAATTAAGGATCTTGCTATAGTGATGGCAAAGACAAAATTAGATTAA